The proteins below are encoded in one region of Octopus sinensis unplaced genomic scaffold, ASM634580v1 Contig18910, whole genome shotgun sequence:
- the LOC115231843 gene encoding uncharacterized protein LOC115231843 codes for MENEMEEGFVEENGMFVMQSSKRIRDNWMDQLDQQTFNPRPPKHDDREASERWGRKRKCGKDEGKGDSGGLERLIGLADSLVSDGEMNIYQFTCEQIEDVFNGSSAVIPKVTVDMFADYDVL; via the coding sequence ATGGAGAATGAAATGGAGGAAGGATTCGTGGAAGAAAATGGAATGTTTGTTATGCAGTCCTCAAAAAGAATCCGTGACAACTGGATGGACCAACTCGATCAACAAACCTTCAACCCGAGGCCACCAAAACATGACGACAGGGAGGCGAGTGAGCGGTGGGGAAGAAAGCGGAAATGTGGAAAGGACGAGGGAAAGGGTGACTCGGGGGGATTGGAGAGACTGATTGGATTGGCGGACAGTTTGGTGAGTGATGGAGAGATGAATATATATCAATTCACGTGCGAACAGATCGAGGATGTCTTTAATGGATCGTCTGCTGTCATTCCAAAGGTCACTGTTGATATGTTTGCTGATTATGATGTTTTATAA